In Phragmites australis chromosome 18, lpPhrAust1.1, whole genome shotgun sequence, the genomic window AAACACACAGGCATATTGGGATTTGGGAGTCCCTGCCGTGCCGACGGTCGGCGGTCCAACATCGGTTGAGCAGCGCGACATCCGGATATATGCAAATAAGCCCCTCGTTCGTacctggcggcggcggaggaacGGCGACGAAGACGCGCTCGCACCATGTTCCCTCTCAGCGGAGAATCCGGAGGTGCGGTGTCTGAGCGCGGAGGCGGCCGATTGCCGGGGAAACGCGCAATGACGGCAACGGCGGCGCGCGAGGAAAAGCGCGATGTCGGTGGGATGGGGCCAAAGGCCCGTCGATTGAGCGTGAGGGCGCCTAGGCGGTCCCCGTGGTGGCGGCAGTGTGGCCGGAGTCGCGCAGTGAGGAGCGGGTGGCGATTGTGGTGACCCCCGGCGCCATGGCCCATGAGGCGCAGCCGACCGGTGGCGAACTTTGGGATCCGTCGGCGGCACCGGTCTTCAGCTCTTCCCCATGGTGGGAGACGGAGCCGGAAGGGGTGCGATGATGAGTGAAGAAGTGGGGGGCGAGGGAATCGAGAGGAGCAGCCGAGGCGGGCGGTCAAGGCTTCAGGCAGGGGAGGCGTGGGGCGGGCATGACCGCCTTGCTCGGCGGCGAGGGCCGGCCGGCACGACGACATGCAGTCGGCCGTTAGTCACAGAGACTCACCGTAGTATTGCGCCACCACCCCACGTGGCGCGCACGCCGACCCAGTGAGGCACTAGTGCAAGCCACCCACCCCTCTTCCCTCGTCAACCAAATCGGGCTCGTCTCCTTCCCCTCCCAATCGCCTCGGCACGCCACGCGAACCGCCCGATCCGGAACCCTTCCCCAGACAAATCGCCCCGTACCctagcccgccgccgccgctgcaccTCTGGCTCGATTCGATCGCGGCAGACCCCGATGCTCCTCCTCTGGGCTGCCGCGGCGGAGGCATGAGCCGACGGGGACTCGCCGGACCTGCCAGCCATGGACGCCGCCGCGCGCCCGGCCATCGTCATCGACAATGGCACAGGGTAACCCCGAtccctccttccctctctctttcgCCCTCGCCGACCTGGTAGTCGTGCTAGTACTGCTCTATCGGTGCGCGATCTCTGCTTGTGCCCTAGTTAGAGTTCTAGCTGGTGCGCGCGCGGGATTGGTTGCTGAAATGGGCGGGCGTGGCTGGGTATAGGATCAGGCTTGCGGCCTTGCTCATTTGGGAATTTCCTTCGTTGAGTTCGGAGGCACTTATTAGGTTAGTGACATTCCATCTAGATCATCTGCTGGGCTGGGAGATATACCGGTGTCATGCCGTTCATCTTGCTCGTTTTTGTGATGGCCTTGTGCAGTATCAGCAATGGAACAGGACCATCACTATTGAGTAAGGGGGAACAGCTGAGGCTGGCTTCCTGATTAGGAGGGGAAAATCAGATTTATAGGCTTGAATGAAGATGTCTGCTGTTTTTTCGAATAAAATTTGCGAAAGTATGCCCTAGTCTGATCGAGTTGTATGGTACATATCGTACTTGTACTATGGATTCTACAGTGACTTTTCCTCTTATGGTATGTAGAGTGGACAGCAGTTATTTGCTTCCAGCAAGTTAAGTTGTAAGTAATATATCTTGAATGCTGGGTTATGAAGTTCCCACCTACATTGTTGTTCAATCAATACTGTTTTATTTGAAAGTTCCTAATTTGCAAGTTTTTaaatccaaacagtattcatgCCTTTTATACGACGATTACTGACTCAAAAGCTTGAAATTGGCACATTTGGCTATGTAATTGCACCTACTTCTTTCTACTTTGTATCTATTGTGTTGCAGAAGTGCTTTAGATTTATCACCGCTATTACACTGTCAACTCTCAAAAAAGTAATATGGTATGTCTTACCTGATTCCACATTATGATAAACTAAGAATGTAAGTCACAGGAACAATTTCTAAAGTAGTAACGGACAGAAAATGAATCTTCCTAGAATGTAaacaattttttattgaatctgGATTGCTTTGATTTCCCCACAATTGCTTCACTATGTACCACTTCCACTTTTTTCTGAGATTACCAGTTCCACATTTTTCTACTATGATTCTCACCAATTTTTTTCTTACAAGATTTGTATGCTCTTATGTTTAGGTATAGCAAACTTGGATTTTCTGGTAACTCTGAGCCGTCTTTCACCATCCCTACTGTAGTAGCTGTGAATGAATCTTTTCTAGATCAGTCAGAGCTGTTGAGTAGTGCAAACTGGATAGCACAGTATAATGCAGGTGTCATGGCtgatcttgatttttttattggaGACGAAGCTCTATCGCGTTTTAGGTCTAGTGGGCTGTACAGTTTAAAAAGTCCAATTCATCATGGTCAGGTATGTATATACATTTCCACCTAGTAATATTGTCCTTTATTTGTGTACTAGGCCCGATGCcttatcattttattttatttttgcagGTTGATGACTGGGATACAATGGAGAGATTTTGGCAGCAATGCATGTTCAATTATCTACGGTGCAATCCCGAAGAACACTATTTCCTTCTTACAGATAGTCCTGTCTGTACACCTGAAAGTCGTGAATGTACAGGAGAAATAATGTTTGAGACCTTCAATGTCCCTGGTCTATATATTTCCGTTCAGTCTGTCCTCAGTCTTTCTGCTGGATACGCCTACCTGAAAAGTCTTTCTGATGAGAATTCGGATTCTACAGTAGGTTCTGAAACTATCTCCTTTCGTGCTTTTGTTTGATCAAATATGATGTTGCTTATTACCACATGGACTGCACCCTGTTGATTGACATGCATTATCTTTATGAAAATTGTTAAAGATGGCAAATGTAACCTTTCTGTAATGATTGCTTGGCCCCATTAAGATAGGCTTCCCTTTTACATTAGTTTCGTTCATTTGAGTCATTGtgatgggataagtccttgtgcagcacatggtctttgtggggctgccacatggtggtcttgctgcccatatactttaggacagcatctaggacactaggacagcatctaggacagcatcttagactagcatcttagaccaGCATcttagaggacagcatctaggacagcatcttagactagcatcttagactagcatcttggcatatgcttggctggccatgggcctataaatatgtatccctaacccctcaggttggtatggcatttgtgtgagaaataaaggaaaaattaccctaactcctagtgtcatcttctctcgatgagagtaagaattcagctactaccaagagtaagaattcagcgactaacaagtggtatcagagcctgtttatcctgtagcctgagcatctcctgctcatctcccccctcagcctcgcagcagccccagctaagagcagcagcagccccggttgctcctgctcacccctctccctctgcGCAGAGCAGCAGTAGCTCGTCTGAAGCAGCCCTCTCCCCACGCAGCAGCCCTCCCCCGGTAGCGCGTCATGTCCGCAGGGCAGTCTCAGCGCTCGGTCGCCTCGAGCACGCGgcgtcggcaggaggccgaacttgccgcggcagaggaacgcgagcgagcggcggcggcaagggcgtcgaggctggcagcggcggagctagcagcagccagagcggaggcagaagcagcggcggcggcggttgcagcgcgtgcggcggcagcggaggtcgaggctctgcgcggcagcaccggcagctccatttctgctgacgacagcgccgacgcggacctcgagctgccggaggcagaGGCAGCGCGAGAGCGGGCGGCACAGTGGGCAGCGGCGCACGCCCACGAGCGGGGCGGCAGCCCAGACAGGCgcggacgcgccggcggcgctcctggaggaggcgcgcacgccggcggcgctcctggaggaggcgcgcacggcaACGATGGCGGACGGGTCGATGGAGAGCACGGCCTTTACAGGCGGcgtggctctctctccccggatcGGTACCGTGGTCACCACGGGTTCCAGGCTGTTGTCAGGGACGTCGGCcccggcggtgggtggcctaccctcactaagaccaactacgtcgagtgggctgcggtgatgagggtaaagttccaggtgcggcacatgtgggaggcagtccggtacggcgacgtcgactacgaccaggatcgacgggcgctggatgccctcatcgcagcagtcccgtccgagatgcagttctcgcttaccaataagcggactgccaaggaggcttgggacgccatcgctgcggcacgcatcggcagcgaccgcgcccgcaagtccacactgcaggcacttcgcaaggagtgggagaacctggccttcaagcccggtgaggacgttgatgactttgctctccgtctcaacactctgttgcagaagatggtgcagttcggcgatgacacctacggcgaggagagagctgtcgaaaagctcttccgttgcgtccccgagaagtacaagcagatggctcgctcgatcgagtctctgctggatctctccacgatgtcgatcgaggaggcgataggtcgcctcaaggtcgtcgacagcgatgagccacaatctctctcggggcccatcaccactggcgggaagctccttctcactcgggAGCAGTGGGATGCCTGCCAGGGTGACCGGAGGAAGGGGGAGCCTTCTTCCACGACAGGCGGCCGCAAGCGTGGCAAGCCGCGCAAGGCGCGCAGAGAcgcccaggccggggcgcgaggacgtgccgagggtgatgcccgcggaggcgcccagggcggcgccgccggcaagcacaagccggcacgagacgacacctgccgcaactgcggccggcttggccattgggccaaggactgtcgtcagccacgacgcggccaggcccacgtcgcacaggcggaggaggaggagccggctctgttcatggctcatgcgagcatagagctacctccagcggcaccggccgcagcggctctcctccaccttgacgagccaaaagcacacgccctcctcggcgacggctccggcaacgacaagactgacgggtggtgcctcgacaccggcgccacccatcacatgaccggtcgacgggagttcttcaccgagcttgactctagcgtccgaggctccgtcaaatttggggatgcctccggcgtggagatcaagggcgtcggttccatcatcttcaccgccgtgtctggtgagcacaggctgctcaccggagtctactacattcccgcgttgaggaactctatcatcagcttgggacagctggatgagaacggttcgcgcgtggttgttgaggatggagtcatgaggatttgggatcgccgtcgtcgccttcttgccaaggtaaccagaggcacaaatcgactctacgtccttaacgtgcaggtggcacaacccctctgtctcgccgctcgtcgggacgacgaggcgtggcagtggcacgagcgcttcgggcaccttcacttcgaggccctaaagcggctcagtgccgcagagatggtgcgaggcctgccgtgcctcgaccatgtggagcagctctgcgacgtctgcgtgttgacgaagcagaggcgactcccctttccccagcgggcgagcttccgagccaaggagaggctcgagcttgtgcacggggacttgtgtggcccggtGACACTGGCCACACCGGGAGGACGACGCTACTTCCTGCtgctcgtcgacgacctctcccgctacatgtgggtgatggtcctcggcagcaagggagaggctgcggacgccatcaggcgcgcgcaggctgctgcggaggcggagtgcggccgcaagctgcgcgtgctgcgcaccgacaacggcggcgaattcacggcggctgaattcgcgtcgtactgcgctgataagggcattcagcgccactactccgcgccgtacagcccgcagcagaacggcgtcgtcgagcggcGCAACCAGACAGTTGTGGGGATGGCTCGGGCCCTCCTCAAGCAGAGGGGGATGCCGGCTGTcttctggggagaggcggtggtgacggccgtctacatcctcaaccgctcgcctaccaaggcgctcgacggcaggacgccgtacgaggcttggcatgggcgcaagccggcggtctcccacttgcgggtcttcggctgcctcgcgttcgccaaggagcttggccacatcagcaagctcgaCGACAGGAGCACTCCGGGAGTGTTCATCGGTTACGCGGAGGGCTCGAAGGCCTACCGCATCCTCGACCCGAAGACACAACGTGTGCACACGGCGCGCGACGTTGTGTTCAACGAAGGGCGAGGATGGGCGTGGGACAAGGCGATGGACGACAGATCGGCTCCGACGTAcgacgacttcactgtcgagtacgTCCACTTCGAGGGAGCTGGGGGAGTAGGCAGCTCTTCTTCGACGAGCGTGTCTACCCCAGTCCCCGAGCCTCCACCGACCCCGGCGCCTGCTACTTCGACAGCACCACGTTCTCCAGCCAGGACCTCGGCTGCGATGAGTTCTTCGCCGGCTCCACCACAGCCGGCAACGCCACGCACTCCAGCACCGACAGGCACCTCTCCGGGCACGtctactccaacaccagctcgtgtcgagcacagcccggttgagctcgctactccgctctctcacgacgaggagcgcatcgacgcgtaccacgacggcgagccgttgcggtaccgtacgatggagaaccttctcggcgaccagccggtgccgggactggtgcctcacgatctggaggcgcagttgcaccttgcgtgtgacgacggcgagcctcggtcgtttgcagaggccgagagacacgcggcatggcgcgccgcgatgcagttggagatggatgcggttgagaagaaccgcacctgggagcttgctgacctccctcgtggtcaccgagcgatcacccttaagtgggtgttcaagctgaagagggatgaagccggcgccatcgtcaagcacaaggctcgcttggtggcacgaggtttcgtgcagcaggagggggtcgacttcgacgacgccttcgctcccgtggcacggatggagtccgtgcgactcctccttgcgctagctgcccaggagggctggcgtgttcatcacatggacgtcaagtcggcgttccttaacggcgacttgaaggaggaggtctacgtgcaccagccgccgggatttacgatccccggcaaggagggcaaggtgctccgcctGCGCAAGGTCCTCTATGGCTTGCGGCAGGCACCGAGGGCGTGGAATGCCAAGTTGGATTCCACGCTAAAAGGGATGGGCTTCAagcaaagcccgcacgaggcggccatctaccgacggggcagtggaggaactgctctgctggtgggtgtctacgtcgacgacttggtgatcaccggcaccaaggatgcggaggtggcggcattcaaggaagagatgaaggccaccttccagatgagtgacctgggacctctctccttctacctggggatcgaggtgcaccaggatgactccgggatcacgcttcgacagaccgcctacgccaagcgcgtcgttgagctagctgggctcaccgactgcaacccagctctcactccgatggaggagaggctgaagctgagccgcgacagcacgacggaggaggtggacgctacgcagtaccggcgtcttgtggggagccttcgctacctcgcccacacacggccggacttggcattctccgtcggctacgttagtcggttcatgcagcgaccgacgacggagcaccagcaggctgtgaagaggatcatccgctacgttgcggggactctcgaccacggcctctactaccctaggtgccctggggcggcacacttcgtcgggtacagcgacagcgaccacgccggcgacatcgacaccagcaagagcacgagcgggatcctcttcttcctcggcaagtgcctcgttagctggcagtcggtcaagcagcaggtggtggccctgtccagctgcgaggccgagtacatagcggcctccaccgcttcGACTCAGACGCTCTGGCTCGCTCGACTGTTTGGTGATCTCCTCGACAGAGACActagagcggtggagctcagggTGGACAGCAAGTCCGCTCTAGCCCTGGCAAAGAACCCCGTTTTTCATGAACGGAGCAAGCACATCCGGGTGAGGTACCACTTCATCCGAGgctgtttggaggaagggagcatcaagacgagctacatcaacaccaaggatcagcttgcggacctgctcaccaagcctcttgggaggctcaagttccttgagctctgctccaggaccgggatggttcaatcttcccacaagacgacgcacaagacttagggggagaatgatgggataagtccttgtgcagcacatggtctttgtggggctgccacatggtggtcttgctgcccatatgctttaggacagcatctaggacactaggacagcatctaggacagcatcttagaccaGCATcttagaggacagcatctaggacagcatcttagactagcatcttagactagcatcttagactagcatcttggcatatgcttggctggctatgggcctataaatatgtatccccaacccctcaggttggtatggcatttgtgtgagaaataaaggaaaaattgccccaactcctagtgtcatcttCTCTCGatgagtaagaattcagctactatcaagagtaagaattcagcgactaacacaTTGTGTGTCTTGAAGGCTCGTTTTTGTGTCATAatttccatatatatttgtTGCTTGTCAAACTCTGGAACTTTGTTTTGTTATTCCTGATGCATACAGGCCACAGATCACAAAGTGTTTCAAGAGTGAAGACAAGCATACATTTATGTCATAATGTAggaaattattatttttctttttttttttggggggggggggggactgtAGAATGAGTTATATAAGTATTTAGTGGTATTGATTATTTTGTCTAAGACGTTGCTGCTTGTATCTCACAGGCAAATTCCACTATGAGTACATGTTTGTTTGTCTCTCGCCAGTGATTGGGGCTTCTGATTGTGATGCTTCATGGagataattttgttttaatGTTCTTTTGGCAAAAGTATACCAAGGAACATGCGAAATTATATGTATCCATGAAACCACATAATGTATAACTATCTAAGTGATTTTCTAGGAGAAATCAGCATTGATAGGATAGACTTATTGAAATGTCATTGTTGAGTGAGCAATCTGATCGAGGATAGACATTTGTAGTTATTACTCCctctgatcccaaatataagtttATTTAGGTTTGTGCTAAGTCAAACCTTTttagctttgaccatcaatagtTGAAAATTCATATAGATTGAAAACATAAGGTTGATgttactagattcatcatgtaaaatttaaataatatattttgatagatattattagtcaaagtgtCATATTGAAGACCGTATCGATGTActaatggacttatatttgggatcagagGGAATAGCAATCACTGTTTGGTATTCAATTCTCTTGTTCCTTTTCATTTAATACCCTTTTATATTATCTGGTAGAACACATTACTTCTTGTCAACTTTGACCAATATATTTTGTCAGTCTGATATGACAGGTGTAGTAGTTGATATTGGGGATGGAGCTCCACACATTGTGCCAGTTGTAAATGGCTATGTAATTGGGAGTAGCATAAAGTCTTTTCCTTTCTCCGGGAGTGATGTAACTCAGTTTGTTTCGCAGATTTTACAGGTATTTCATCTTCTCCACATTTTCTTGCGGTTACATGAAGGTGTGGAAGTTCTCATATTGTCTGTCAATAGGGCTGTATCTATCGCTGGTATTATGCTATTAAATCAGAAGTTGTATTTTAGCATTATACTAAATTGCAGTACTTTCAGTGGTGTTGAGGTAACTTTTTGCCAAGGAGATATTAGTGGAT contains:
- the LOC133898440 gene encoding uncharacterized protein LOC133898440 isoform X2, whose protein sequence is MSSCRPALAAEQGGHARPTPPLPEALTARLGCSSRFPRPPLLHSSSHPFRLRLPPWGRAEDRCRRRIPKFATGRLRLMGHGAGGHHNRHPLLTARLRPHCRHHGDRLGALTLNRRAFGPIPPTSRFSSRAAVAVIARFPGNRPPPRSDTAPPDSPLRGNMVRARLRRRSSAAARKMFYLYIAWIRKRETC
- the LOC133898440 gene encoding uncharacterized protein LOC133898440 isoform X1, translating into MSSCRPALAAEQGGHARPTPPLPEALTARLGCSSRFPRPPLLHSSSHPFRLRLPPWGRAEDRCRRRIPKFATGRLRLMGHGAGGHHNRHPLLTARLRPHCRHHGDRLGALTLNRRAFGPIPPTSRFSSRAAVAVIARFPGNRPPPRSDTAPPDSPLRGNMVRARLRRRSSAAARRPVDMTDLHSFGAKSLFDR
- the LOC133898439 gene encoding actin-related protein 3-like isoform X1 encodes the protein MDAAARPAIVIDNGTGYSKLGFSGNSEPSFTIPTVVAVNESFLDQSELLSSANWIAQYNAGVMADLDFFIGDEALSRFRSSGLYSLKSPIHHGQVDDWDTMERFWQQCMFNYLRCNPEEHYFLLTDSPVCTPESRECTGEIMFETFNVPGLYISVQSVLSLSAGYAYLKSLSDENSDSTSDMTGVVVDIGDGAPHIVPVVNGYVIGSSIKSFPFSGSDVTQFVSQILQERGELLPPEDSLDIARKVKEMYCYTSSDIVKEFKKHDKKPDKYIKQWSAIKPKTGVPYTIDIGYERFLGPEIFFNPEIYSTDFSTPLPELIDSCVQSAPIDTRRALYKNIVLSGGSTMFKDFHKRLQNDIKKIVDDRVAATNARHRVEVRPVEVNVVAHPIQSYAVWFGGSVAASNPEFFEYCHTKEEYEEHGASICRTSPVFKGMY
- the LOC133898439 gene encoding actin-related protein 3-like isoform X3; the encoded protein is MDAAARPAIVIDNGTGYSKLGFSGNSEPSFTIPTVVAVNESFLDQSELLSSANWIAQYNAGVMADLDFFIGDEALSRFRSSGLYSLKSPIHHGQVDDWDTMERFWQQCMFNYLRCNPEEHYFLLTDSPVCTPESRECTGEIMFETFNVPGLYISVQSVLSLSAGYAYLKSLSDENSDSTVGVVVDIGDGAPHIVPVVNGYVIGSSIKSFPFSGSDVTQFVSQILQERGELLPPEDSLDIARKVKEMYCYTSSDIVKEFKKHDKKPDKYIKQWSAIKPKTGVPYTIDIGYERFLGPEIFFNPEIYSTDFSTPLPELIDSCVQSAPIDTRRALYKNIVLSGGSTMFKDFHKRLQNDIKKIVDDRVAATNARHRVEVRPVEVNVVAHPIQSYAVWFGGSVAASNPEFFEYCHTKEEYEEHGASICRTSPVFKGMY
- the LOC133898439 gene encoding actin-related protein 3-like isoform X2, whose product is MAQEWTAVICFQQVKLYSKLGFSGNSEPSFTIPTVVAVNESFLDQSELLSSANWIAQYNAGVMADLDFFIGDEALSRFRSSGLYSLKSPIHHGQVDDWDTMERFWQQCMFNYLRCNPEEHYFLLTDSPVCTPESRECTGEIMFETFNVPGLYISVQSVLSLSAGYAYLKSLSDENSDSTSDMTGVVVDIGDGAPHIVPVVNGYVIGSSIKSFPFSGSDVTQFVSQILQERGELLPPEDSLDIARKVKEMYCYTSSDIVKEFKKHDKKPDKYIKQWSAIKPKTGVPYTIDIGYERFLGPEIFFNPEIYSTDFSTPLPELIDSCVQSAPIDTRRALYKNIVLSGGSTMFKDFHKRLQNDIKKIVDDRVAATNARHRVEVRPVEVNVVAHPIQSYAVWFGGSVAASNPEFFEYCHTKEEYEEHGASICRTSPVFKGMY